The following coding sequences lie in one Arachis stenosperma cultivar V10309 chromosome 5, arast.V10309.gnm1.PFL2, whole genome shotgun sequence genomic window:
- the LOC130982758 gene encoding uncharacterized protein LOC130982758 yields MSDHLVLFVDRLGRPADPVAQPAQLPVDPSPPVAEVVHGSSGSAPAADRDVELEHGGDDDEEPLIQMAECRICQEEDGVSNLESPCACSGSLKYAHRKCVQHWCNEKGDITCEICHQPYQPGYTAPPPRPQPEETTIDIGGGWTISGTPLDLRDPRLLAIAEAERQFLDAEYDEYAASNASGAAFCRSAALILMALLLLRHALSVTDGDASDDDPSNFFSLFLLRAAGFLLPCYIMAWAISILQRRRQRQEAAALAATQVAFVLQSGQHRGLQFAIAPGPPPTVPQEQV; encoded by the exons ATGAGCGATCACTTGGTACTATTCGTCGACCGTCTCGGGCGTCCCGCCGATCCCGTCGCGCAGCCCGCTCAGCTCCCAGTTGATCCCTCGCCGCCGGTGGCGGAAGTGGTCCACGGATCTTCTGGATCCGCTCCGGCAGCGGATCGCGACGTTGAGTTGGAACACGGCGGCGATGATGACGAGGAGCCGCTGATCCAGATGGCGGAGTGCCGCATTTGCCAGGAGGAGGACGGTGTCTCCAATTTGGAGAGCCCCTGCGCCTGCAGCGGAAGTCTGAAG TATGCACACAGAAAGTGTGTCCAGCATTGGTGCAATGAGAAGGGAGACATAACTTGTGAGATATGCCATCAG CCTTACCAACCTGGTTATACTGCTCCACCACCACGCCCTCAGCCTGAAGAAACCACCATTGACATAGG AGGAGGCTGGACAATATCTGGCACGCCTTTGGACTTGCGCGATCCTCGACTATTGGCAATTGCAGAGGCTGAACGCCAATTTTTGGATGCGGAATATGATGAATATGCTGCTTCTAATGCCAGTGGAGCTGCATTTTGCCGCTCTGCAGCTCTAATT TTAATGGCCCTTTTACTCTTGCGGCATGCACTTTCTGTCACTGATGGTGATGCTTCTGATGATGACCCATCCAATTTTTTCTCC CTTTTCTTGCTACGTGCTGCTGGATTTCTTTTACCTTGCTATATAATGGCTTGGGCAATTAGTATTCTGCAACGTCGGCGACAGAGACAG GAAGCTGCAGCACTAGCAGCAACCCAAGTTGCTTTTGTCCTACAGTCTGGGCAGCACAGGGGGCTACAATTTGCCATAGCCCCAGGACCACCACCCACTGTTCCGCAGGAACAAGTGTGA